A stretch of DNA from Lysinibacillus sp. B2A1:
AGGATTTATATGCAGCTGTTGGTGTTAATGGTATTACTGCACAGCAAGTTGTTAATCGATTAGCTGAAAAACGCCGTAAAGAGCGTGAACAGGAAGAAGCACTCGAGAAAATCGAGCAAAAAATGAAAAATCATGTTCCACAAAAACGCACAGAATCAGGTGTTATTGTAAAAGGGATTGACAATATGCTTATTCGACTTTCGCGTTGTTGTACACCTGTGCCTGGAGACGACATTGTCGGCTTTATTACGAAAGGTAGAGGTGTTTCAGTTCACCGTGCAGATTGTCCTAACATTCAAATAGAGGATGAGCAGGAACGTTTGATTGAGGTTGAGTGGGAAAATGGGCTAGCTCCTGAGAAAAAGGAATACCCAGTTGATATTGAAGTATCAGCCTTTGATCGACCAGGTATATTAAATGAAATTATGCAAATTGTTAGTGAAACGAAAACGAATATTTTAGCTGTCAGTGGTCGTGCTGATCGTGAAAAAATGGCCACTATTCATTTAACAATATCTATTTCAAATATTTCACATTTGCATAAAGTTGTAGAACGTATTAAACAAACTCCAGATATTTATTCAGTGCAACGTGTGATTAATTAAAAAGTCCTTGGTTGGATTAACTTTCTTGTTTATGGAAAGTTACAACGATAGAATTGAGGTTTTAAAGAATGAAAGTAGTTTTACAACGTAGTAAAGCGGCCACTGTTACGGTTGACGGGAAAGTAACAGGCGCTATTGATAATGGTTATGTCCTTTTGGTAGGAATTACACATGAAGATACACAAGAGGATGTTAACTATTTAGCCAAAAAGATAGCTAATCTCCGCCTTTGGGAAGATGCTGATGGAAAAATGAACCATTCTATTTTAGAGCATGGAGGGGCTATACTATCCGTCTCACAATTTACATTGTATGGGGATGCAAAAAAGGGGAATCGGCCAAGTTTTATAGA
This window harbors:
- a CDS encoding D-tyrosyl-tRNA(Tyr) deacylase, which encodes MKVVLQRSKAATVTVDGKVTGAIDNGYVLLVGITHEDTQEDVNYLAKKIANLRLWEDADGKMNHSILEHGGAILSVSQFTLYGDAKKGNRPSFIDAARPEVAEPLWQAFNDALRLHGLQVETGIFGAMMDVAFTNDGPVTILLESK